The Halanaerobiales bacterium genome includes the window CTCAGGAGGTTATTGACCCTGAAAGAAGATCACAGGATTATGATAACTATCACTGGATCAAAAATGCCGAGGATAATGATTTAGTTGTTGGTTCACAGGCCAGAATTTTATATACTGATGGCCCGGGAAGAGTGGAAATGGCTCTTAAGTTTAATAAAATGGTTAGAGATGGAGAAATCGGTCCTGTAATGTTAGGAAGAGATCATCATGATACTGGTGGTACAGATTCTCCTTTCCGTGAAACAGCCAATATCAAAGATGGTAGTAATATTATGGGAGAAATGTCCATTCACTGTTTTGCAGGTAATGCCGCTCGTGGTATGAGTATGGTTGTCCAGAGCAATGGTGGTGGAGTAGGAATTGGAAAATGCTTTAATAGTGGTTTTGGTCTTGTACTTGATGGTAGTAAAAGAGTTGATAGAATTATTAAATCTTCACTTGACTGGGATGTTCATGGTGGAGTTGCCAGAAGAGCATGGGCCAGAAATGAGCATGCTATTGAAACAATGTTAGACTGGAATGAAGAAAAAGGGGAATTAGGTCATGTAACCTTACCATATCAACCTAAGGAAGGTCTTGTTGAAAATGTAGTTAAAAATTCTTTAGATAAAAATCAATAATTAATTCTATAGGAGGTAGAACTATGCAGCTTGATATTAAGCTTTTAGGTGAAAGAGATGTGCAATTAGCTGATAATAAAATTGAATTTCCCTATAAAAAAGTTGAAGCTTTATTCTATTATCTTATTGTAGAAAAAAAGATTTCTCGCAGCAAAGTTGCTTCTCTTTTATGGGGAAATATGACTGATAGTAAAGCTAAAAAGAACTTGAGGAATGCTTTATATCAACTTAAAAAAAGTATAACTGAGGATATATTCAAAAAAAGCGGTAGTTCTACACTCCATTTAAATAAGGATAAATATGATTTCAAAATTGATCTTGAACAATTTATGAAAAATGATTCTTTGAAAAAATCTCTTAAAGTCTATAATGGGGATTTTTTGGAAGGGTTTCTTCTCAAAAGATCCCCTTCTTTTAATGACTGGATCATTGACAATAGAAATTATTATCAGCAGTTATATATAGAAAAATTAAAAAAGAGAATAGAAAATTTAGAGAGCAGAGAAAAAAATGAAAAAGCAATTAATTATCTCCAGGATTTAATTAAAGTAGATGAATTTAATGAAATGGCCTATCGAAAACTTATGAATCTCTATCATAAAAATGGCCAGAGTGCAAAGGCTCTTCAGGTATATAAAAAACTGGATGAAATACTGGAAAAGGAACTTGGAATAAATCCTGATCAAAAA containing:
- a CDS encoding urocanate hydratase, giving the protein KAVYDAGVKEIAKDEENPDKGFVFPSYVEDIMGPIMFDYGYGPYRWVCLSGKKEDLRKTDKAAQEVIDPERRSQDYDNYHWIKNAEDNDLVVGSQARILYTDGPGRVEMALKFNKMVRDGEIGPVMLGRDHHDTGGTDSPFRETANIKDGSNIMGEMSIHCFAGNAARGMSMVVQSNGGGVGIGKCFNSGFGLVLDGSKRVDRIIKSSLDWDVHGGVARRAWARNEHAIETMLDWNEEKGELGHVTLPYQPKEGLVENVVKNSLDKNQ